In Cervus elaphus chromosome 24, mCerEla1.1, whole genome shotgun sequence, a single genomic region encodes these proteins:
- the RHO gene encoding rhodopsin, whose protein sequence is MNGTEGPNFYVPFSNKTGVVRSPFEAPQYYLAEPWQFSMLAAYMFLLIVLGFPINFLTLYVTVQHKKLRTPLNYILLNLAVADLFMVFGGFTTTLYTSLHGYFVFGPTGCNLEGFFATLGGEIALWSLVVLAIERYVVVCKPMSNFRFGENHAIMGVAFTWVMALACAAPPLVGWSRYIPEGMQCSCGIDYYTLKPEVNNESFVIYMFVVHFTIPLIIIFFCYGQLVFTVKEAAAQQQESATTQKAEKEVTRMVIIMVIAFLICWVPYAGVAFYIFTHQGSDFGPIFMTLPAFFAKSASVYNPVIYIMMNKQFRNCMLTTLCCGKNPLGDDEASTTVSKTETSQVAPA, encoded by the exons ATGAACGGCACGGAGGGCCCGAACTTCTACGTGCCTTTCTCCAACAAGACGGGTGTGGTGCGCAGCCCGTTTGAGGCCCCGCAGTACTACCTGGCCGAGCCGTGGCAGTTCTCCATGCTGGCCGCCTACATGTTCCTGCTGATCGTGCTCGGCTTCCCCATCAACTTCCTCACGCTCTACGTCACGGTCCAGCACAAGAAGCTGCGCACGCCCCTCAACTACATCCTGCTGAACCTGGCCGTGGCCGACCTCTTCATGGTCTTCGGGGGCTTCACCACGACCCTCTACACCTCTCTGCACGGATACTTCGTCTTTGGGCCCACGGGCTGCAACCTGGAGGGCTTCTTTGCCACCCTGGGCG GTGAAATCGCCCTGTGGTCCTTGGTGGTCCTGGCCATCGAGCGGTACGTGGTGGTGTGCAAGCCCATGAGCAACTTCCGCTTCGGGGAGAACCACGCCATCATGGGCGTTGCCTTCACCTGGGTCATGGCCCTGGCCTGCGCCGCGCCCCCCCTTGTCGGCTGGTCCAG GTACATTCCGGAGGGCATGCAGTGCTCATGTGGGATTGACTACTACACGCTCAAGCCGGAGGTCAACAACGAGTCGTTCGTCATCTACATGTTCGTGGTCCACTTCACCATCCCCCTGATCATCATATTCTTCTGCTACGGGCAGCTGGTGTTCACCGTCAAGGAG GCGGCCGCCCAGCAGCAGGAGTCGGCCACCACTCAGAAGGCCGAGAAGGAGGTCACCCGCATGGTTATCATCATGGTTATCGCTTTCCTGATCTGCTGGGTGCCCTATGCCGGAGTGGCGTTCTACATCTTCACCCATCAGGGCTCTGACTTCGGCCCCATCTTCATGACCCTCCCGGCTTTCTTTGCCAAGTCTGCCTCCGTCTACAACCCCGTCATCTACATCATGATGAACAAGCAG TTCCGGAACTGCATGCTCACCACCCTCTGTTGTGGCAAGAACCCACTGGGTGACGACGAGGCCTCCACCACCGTCTCCAAGACAGAGACCAGCCAGGTGGCGCCTGCCTAA